CAAATTCTCTTTTTCACCTGCCGATTCCTCCTTATTAGCAAAACTAGTGGAGTTTCGCCTAAATTAGTACGATTAACAGGCAATGCGACAATTTATTCTATTTCGCCTGGGTAAACATGCCGAAAGCCCTTTTATACAATTGCCACCAGCTGGCATTTTCAACAGTTTCCTTCGCAACTATCGGAGATTCGACATACACTTTACCGTTTTTCTTCAATTCAAGCGTACCAATTTCATCCCCTTTTTTAATCGGGGCATCCAAATCTTTATCAAGCGTGATTTTTTTTGTAAAGTCCTTTGCCGTTCCGTTTTTGGCTGTCAAAACTGAAATCGGTTCACTTGTGACTCCCACCACGGATTTTTTGTGTCCTTTACTTACCTTGGCTTCACCTAACACTTCGCCGCGTTTATAAATCGGGTATGTGATGTATTGTGAAAATGCATAATCTAACATCTTGGTGACCTGAGCGTTTCGTTCTTTTGGAGAAACGGCTCCGAAAACGACGGCAATGACACGCATATTCCCTTTTTTAGCAGTCGCTGTCAAACAATACTTCGCTTCATTTGTGAATCCTGTTTTCAATCCATCGACCCCAGGGTAAAATTTCACTAATCTGTTCGTGTTGACAAGCCAGAATTTCTTTTCGGTATTTTCACGGAGATAATCTTCATATGTACCCGTGAACCTTGTAATCGTATCGTATTTCAATAATTCCTTTGCCATGATCGACATATCATGTGCCGAACTGTAATGATCTTTAACAGGAAGGCCTGTTGCGTTTTGGAACTTTGTATTTTTCAACCCGAGATCTTTCGCCTTTTTGTTCATTTTCCTAACAAACTCTTCTTCCGATCCAGCTATATGTTCAGCCATCGCCACCGATGCATCATTCGCCGAACCAATCGATATGCCCTTGAGCATTTGTTCTGTGGTCATTTCTTCACCCGGCTCGAGAAAGATCTGGGAACCGCCCATCGATGCTGCATACTCACTAGTCCTGATTTTCTCCTTCATGCTAAGTTCGCCTTTATCGATCGCTTCCATGATCAGCAGCATCGTCATGATTTTCGTCATGCTTGCCGGTGAAAGACGAACGTCTGCATTTTTATCATAGAGAACAGTACCTGTATCCCGTTCAATCAATATAGCGGATTTAGCATTTGCCGCCAATTCGACTCCTTTTTCTTCAGCTGCTTTTGTATGCGGGATGCTAAACCCCAATGCTACCAAAACGGTTAAAAATAGAGAAAGAATCCGCTTCATCTCCATACCCTCCAATCTTTATAGATTTTATTTTTTCCATTAAACCCATTTTTATACAAATAAAGATGAATTTTGAAACATATACTGGATATAGGGTAACAAATTGAACCAAATTAAAAGAGGATGCGCATGGGCATCCTCTTTTAACATTCAATGGGATAAACGTAAAAAAAGGCCGCTCAAAAGCGGCCTTTTTTGGAAAATGTTTATTCCATGATCTCTTTATAGATCAATGTAGGTTTTTCTATTTTCTCTTTTGAAATCGCAATGCTTTCATACAATTTTTCCTTTACCTTTGAAACATCTTCAAAATTGCTGTAAATCGTCACTAGGGATTCACCTTTTGCCACGGTTTCCCCGATTTTTTTACGAAGTACCAGTCCGACTGCCAAATCAATCTCTGATTCTTTTGTTGCCCGCCCGGCGCCCAACAGCATGGCTGCCGTTCCTACCTCATCAGCGATGATTTCCGATACATATCCGTCCTCTTTCGCTTCCAGCTCGAAAGTATGAGCAGCCTGCGGTAGTTTTTCCGGCTGATCTACAACCGAACCATCGCCTCCCTGCGCTTCTAGGAAAACCTTGAATGAGTTAAGTGCAGAACCATCCTTAATCGCATTTTCCAGCAAGGTTCTTGCTTCTTCCAGCGAGCTTGCCTTTTTGGCAAGGTATACCATATGGCTTCCTAGTGTTAAAGAAAGTTCCGTTAAATCTTCCGGTCCCTCTCCTTTAAGCGTATCGATGGCTTCCTTCACTTCTAAAGCATTTCCGATTGCGTAACCCAAAGGTTGGCTCATATCGGAAATGACGGCCATCGTGTTTCGGCCCACATTGTTTCCAATGCTAACCATTGCATGCGCCAACTCTTCGGAATCTTCGAGAGTTTTCATGAAAGCGCCCGCTCCCGTTTTAACATCAAGTACGATGGCATCAGCACCAGCGGCGATTTTCTTACTCATGATCGAGCCAGCAATCAAACCGATACTGTTAACGGTAGCCGTAACATCGCGCAATGCATATAACTTTTTGTCGGCTGGAGTCAGGTTACCACTTTGTCCAATGACAGCTATCTTATTTTTATTAACAAGTCGAATGAACTCGTCATTTTCTATTTCGACATGAAATCCTTTTACAGACTCCAACTTATCGATCGTTCCTCCTGTATGACCAAGACCGCGTCCTGACATCTTTGCCACTGGAACACCTACAGCAGCAACCAATGGTCCAAGCACTAGAGTTGTGGTATCACCAACACCGCCTGTTGAATGTTTATCGACCTTAATTCCTTCAATCATCGATAAATCAATTTGATCTCCTGATTCGACCATTGCCATGGTTAGATCAGCACGTTCCTGCTCATTCATGCCTTTGAAATAAACTGCCATTGACCAAGCGCTCATTTGGTAATCCGGAATCGATCCATCGGTAAACCCTTTGATGATGAATTGTATTTCTTCTGTAGTAAGAGCCTTTCCATCACGCTTTTTCTCGATTAAATCTACCATTCTCATATTAGAATCCCCACTTTTTCAAAGACACCGCTTCTCTTAGGTGTACTTGGATTTTTTTGTTCGTTTTATATGTCTTTAACGATAAGCTTAACAAATTCAAGAAAACTGCTTTTCACTTTTTCAGTCGTTTCAATTACCTCTTCATGCGACAAAGGCTGATCAAGAATGCCTGCGGCCATATTTGTAAGGCATGAAATTCCGAGCACCTTCATACCACTATGCCTAGCTACGATAACTTCCGGAACTGTCGACATACCAACTGCATCCCCGCCAAGGATCCTTGCCATTTTCACTTCTGCCGGTGTCTCATAGGTCGGTCCTGTATTTCCGATATAGACACCTTCTTTAATATCCAATCCTAGTGAAGCTGCTATTTTTTTTGCTTGTGTCCGAAGGTCTTTATTATAAGCCTCCGACATATCAGGGAATCTAGGGCCGAAACGCTCTTCATTAGGACCAATCAATGGGTTTGCCCCCATTAAATTAATATGATCCGTAATGAGCATCAAGTCACCTGGTTCATAGCTTTCATTAACGCTTCCGGCAGCATTCGTTACAATTAACTGCTCAACACCAAGTAGCTTCATTACACGTACAGGAAAAGTGACTTTCTCCATGGAGTAGCCCTCATAAAAGTGGAAACGTCCTTGCATGGCTACAACTTTTTTACCACTTAAATGTCCAATGACAAGCTGTCCAGCGTGTCCCTCAACAGTCGATACCGGGAATTCCGGGATTTCGTGGTATGGAATAGTTATCGGATTTTCAATTTCATCCGCTAATACTCCAAGACCGGAACCAAGAATCAGTCCTATCTCCGGAGAGCCTTCAATTTTACTTTTTATAAATGACGCAGCAGTCTCTATTTTATTAAACATCTATTTAATCTCCCCTAAATTTAAATCGCCCAATATATTTTTCCCAAAGGCAGGCATTTTCACGTCAAAATTAGCAGCGACCGTCGCCCCAATATCAGCAAATGTATCTCTTATCGGGAGTTCGGCACCTTCTGTAAATCGTTTGGAATAAACTAATAATGGTACATATTCACGTGTGTGATCGGTTCCTTCATGGACCGGATCATTCCCGTGATCGGCAGTGATGATCAATAAATCATCCTCATTCAGTTTATCAAGGACTTCCGGCATCCGAGCATCGAATTCTTCCAATGCCTTTCCGTATCCCTCTGGATCGCGGCGGTGACCGTATAAAGCATCGAAGTCGACTAGATTAAGGAAACTTAACCCTTTGAAATCCTGTTCTACCGTTTGGATTAATTTATCCATTCCATCCATATTGGATACGGTCCTCAATGATTCAGTGACGCCTTCCCCATCAAAAATATCAGAGATCTTCCCGATTGCGAGCACATCATATCCAGAATCTTTCAATTCATCCATTACTGTCCGGTTAAAAGGCTTCAACGCATAATCATGACGGTTAGGCGTTCTTTTGAAGTTGCCTGGTTCACCTGTGAACGGTCTGGCAATCACGCGTCCAACCTTGAACTCATCAGCCATCGTCATTTCACGGGCAATTTCACAAATCTTGTATAATTCGTCTATCGGAACGATATCTTCATGTGCAGCAATCTGTAATACGGAATCAGCTGATGTATAAACGATCAGCGCACCCGTTTTCATATGTTCCTCGCCAAGCCTTTCAATGATTTCCGTGCCGCTTGCCGGGACGTTCCCAATAATTCCCCGACCCATCTTCGCCTCGAGTTCATTGACTAATAATTCCGGGAAACCATCTGGAAATACACGGAATGGAGTCGATATATTTAACCCCATGATTTCCCAATGTCCAGTCATCGTATCTTTTCCTGTAGAGGCTTCCTTCATTTTCGTAAAGTATGCGAGAGGTTGTTGAGCTTTATCAATCCCCTTGATTTCACGGATATTGCCTAAACCCAATTTTGCGAGTGTCGGCATGTTCAATCCATTCATTCTTTCTGCGATATGGCCAAGTGTATCCGCCCCTTTATCGCCGAATAAATCTGCATCAGGTGCTTCGCCAATCCCAACTGAATCCATAACTATTACAAATATTCGTTTAAATGCTGAATTCCCTTTCATGAGTCATTCCTCCTAAAATAGTAAATCACTTTTTATACTCTCTATAATACCCTTATTCTGCTCAGTTACTCTTCATTTAAATGAAATCGTTTGAGAACGTCAGAAGTCTGACCTCTCTACATTGTAAACGATTACCATGATGGAGACAAATAATATATTTCGGAATGAAACAAAGTGCCTTAAGATGCACGTTGGAATCATTTGCAGCCCTTTTACCAGTCAAGTACAAACGGAGAAAAAAGGCTGCTCCTCCAACTGCCTCGCAGTTAAATTCACAACCTCCTCTATCATTCTACTATTCTTTTAAGCTCGCGGATGGAATTTTGAATATACATCCTTGATCCGTACGTTCGTAATATGTGTATAAATTTGAGTTGTCGAAATATCCGCATGACCAAGCATTTCTTGGACGGCACGTAAATCAGCCCCGTTCATCAATAGATGTGTAGCGAAAGAATGTCTTAGTGTATGCGGTGTAATTTCTTTTTCAATTTGTGCCGATTTTACAAGTTTTTTTAGAATCTTCCAAAATCCCTGCCTTGTCAGCCTGTTTCCATGATGATTCAAAAAAAGTGAATCTGTCCTGTGCTTGGGACTGGCCATTTTCCCCCGGGAACTTTCCATATAATGTTCAATCGCACCCAATGCAGTTTGTCCAATCGGAATGATCCTCTCTTTATTTCCTTTCCCTACGCATCGGACAAAACCCATCGATGCATGGACATCACTCACATCCATGGATATCAACTCACTGACACGCATCCCCGTCGCATACATCAGTTCTAGCATCGCCTTATCGCGTAAACCGAATTCATCCATTTTCTTCGGGGCTTCCAATAGTGCTTCCACCTCTTCCATGCTTAATACCTTTGGAAGGCTTCGTTCAGGTTTTGGCGTTTCTATATGTATGGACGGATCCTGCTCGGTTACTTTTTCCCTTAAAAGAAATTGATGAAAAGACCGAATGGAAGCTATATGACGCGCCACCGTCTTCGATGATTTCCCTTGATCCTTCAAATGCACGAGAAAGTGCAGGATGTTCACCCGCCGTGAATCATTCCAAGCTTCAATTGTTTCAACATCTTTCAGATAGCTCCAATATGATCTTAAGTCACGCTCATACGAAACGAGCGTATTTTTGGCAAGTCCTTTTTCAATGGTTAAAAAATGAATGAAATCCCTAATTTGATTCTCCATATTCATTACTCCCCGTTTAAATAAAACAACATTAAGCGTTCAAGCCATGCATCATCACCCGTATCAACAGCCTTTGATACTTTTACGGCCATGCCTTTCGGTTCATCATAACGATGATAACTTTGATATTCCTGATTTAACCATACCATTCCTATATAAAAAAGAACAGTGAAGCTAACAAAGAGAACCATCACTTTAGCCGTGTGCAAAACAAGCGATAATGATGTTTTCATCATCTTTCCCCTCCCATTCGATCCTTTGTATCAATCTATGCCCAACAGGACAAGTTTTATACGTGTTTCGGAAAGGAGAAAACAAAAACAGCTCTTCCTTGAGAAAATAGGTTTTTAAAACGCAGAAAACCTTCTCCATTAAATGGAAAAGGTCCGACTTCATTCACCTTAATTTTCTTCTTTGTCATGACATCGATGACAAATGCCATGAAAGGTTAATCTATGGTCTTTAATCTTGAAGTTCCAGTCGCGTTCCACAATGTCTTCTACGTCTTCAAGTAGGTCTTCCTGGATTTCATCTACCGCACCACATTCCACACAAACAAGATGATGATGGAAATGCGCAGCTCCTTCTTGTCTTAAATCATAACGGGAAACCCCGTCTCCAAAGTTAATTTTATCTACTATCTTCAATTCAGTCAGCAACTCTAGCGTACGGTAAACTGTTGCCAATCCAATTTCCGGCGACTTTTCTTTGACAAGGAGGTAAACGTCTTCTGCGCTTAAATGATCCTCTTCATGCTCAAGTAAAACGCGGACGGTCGCTTCTCGCTGAGGCGTTAATTTGTAGCTGGACGAGTGTAACTGCTTTTTTATCCTATCAATTCTGTTTTCTATTTCCATACCTAATATTCCCTCCCGCGCCGCTATCCTATCCATTATATCAAAAGAGGGAAAACTGTCAAAATAGATTTCTTGTTAATGATAAAAAAATTTGCGGGAACGGTAAATTTTCATCAATGACCCAATAAACTTACGACATTTTTCATTAAAGAAGGGGATAGGTACGCTTCAAACACGGCAGCCGTAATCAAAAATAAACCCGACAAAACCAATGAGAAAATATACCGCGAAATTATCGGCTTCAGCGGTTCACGAACCTGCTTTAGGAAAATCCGGCTGATCATTTTCATTGATAGAGAGACGGCAAGGACAGTTATTACGATGAATATCGGGACGATGAATATATTTTGGGGCAGAATAGCGACAAACGATAATAAGAACCCGCTCCATCCCATCTGATTGACTAAAAAGCCGACTGTGAATCCAACAACCATCCCTTTTATAAATAACAAAACCAGGATGACAGGCAAACCGATGACCGATATTCCGAGAATCCAGATGACCCCGATATATTTTATATTATGCATAATACTTTGGCTGAACATATCATGCGAAGATGCAAATTCACCCTTGGATACTTGTCCAAAAAATTGCGATAAATAATAGAACAAGTCTTCCTTTTGGGTAAAGCTCAAACTATTCACCAATATTGCCCCAAAAATGACACCCATCAAAAAAAGCACAGTGATAAAGACATATAATGAGGAATGTTCGTTAATATGTTTCATTACGGCATTTTGTACGACAGATTTTTTTTTCATCTTTCATCCTCCCAACTCCGCTTACTAGAATCTATGTTTTC
The DNA window shown above is from Peribacillus sp. FSL P2-0133 and carries:
- the xerD gene encoding site-specific tyrosine recombinase XerD; the protein is MENQIRDFIHFLTIEKGLAKNTLVSYERDLRSYWSYLKDVETIEAWNDSRRVNILHFLVHLKDQGKSSKTVARHIASIRSFHQFLLREKVTEQDPSIHIETPKPERSLPKVLSMEEVEALLEAPKKMDEFGLRDKAMLELMYATGMRVSELISMDVSDVHASMGFVRCVGKGNKERIIPIGQTALGAIEHYMESSRGKMASPKHRTDSLFLNHHGNRLTRQGFWKILKKLVKSAQIEKEITPHTLRHSFATHLLMNGADLRAVQEMLGHADISTTQIYTHITNVRIKDVYSKFHPRA
- a CDS encoding pyrimidine-nucleoside phosphorylase, encoding MRMVDLIEKKRDGKALTTEEIQFIIKGFTDGSIPDYQMSAWSMAVYFKGMNEQERADLTMAMVESGDQIDLSMIEGIKVDKHSTGGVGDTTTLVLGPLVAAVGVPVAKMSGRGLGHTGGTIDKLESVKGFHVEIENDEFIRLVNKNKIAVIGQSGNLTPADKKLYALRDVTATVNSIGLIAGSIMSKKIAAGADAIVLDVKTGAGAFMKTLEDSEELAHAMVSIGNNVGRNTMAVISDMSQPLGYAIGNALEVKEAIDTLKGEGPEDLTELSLTLGSHMVYLAKKASSLEEARTLLENAIKDGSALNSFKVFLEAQGGDGSVVDQPEKLPQAAHTFELEAKEDGYVSEIIADEVGTAAMLLGAGRATKESEIDLAVGLVLRKKIGETVAKGESLVTIYSNFEDVSKVKEKLYESIAISKEKIEKPTLIYKEIME
- a CDS encoding D-alanyl-D-alanine carboxypeptidase family protein, whose product is MKRILSLFLTVLVALGFSIPHTKAAEEKGVELAANAKSAILIERDTGTVLYDKNADVRLSPASMTKIMTMLLIMEAIDKGELSMKEKIRTSEYAASMGGSQIFLEPGEEMTTEQMLKGISIGSANDASVAMAEHIAGSEEEFVRKMNKKAKDLGLKNTKFQNATGLPVKDHYSSAHDMSIMAKELLKYDTITRFTGTYEDYLRENTEKKFWLVNTNRLVKFYPGVDGLKTGFTNEAKYCLTATAKKGNMRVIAVVFGAVSPKERNAQVTKMLDYAFSQYITYPIYKRGEVLGEAKVSKGHKKSVVGVTSEPISVLTAKNGTAKDFTKKITLDKDLDAPIKKGDEIGTLELKKNGKVYVESPIVAKETVENASWWQLYKRAFGMFTQAK
- the deoB gene encoding phosphopentomutase — its product is MKGNSAFKRIFVIVMDSVGIGEAPDADLFGDKGADTLGHIAERMNGLNMPTLAKLGLGNIREIKGIDKAQQPLAYFTKMKEASTGKDTMTGHWEIMGLNISTPFRVFPDGFPELLVNELEAKMGRGIIGNVPASGTEIIERLGEEHMKTGALIVYTSADSVLQIAAHEDIVPIDELYKICEIAREMTMADEFKVGRVIARPFTGEPGNFKRTPNRHDYALKPFNRTVMDELKDSGYDVLAIGKISDIFDGEGVTESLRTVSNMDGMDKLIQTVEQDFKGLSFLNLVDFDALYGHRRDPEGYGKALEEFDARMPEVLDKLNEDDLLIITADHGNDPVHEGTDHTREYVPLLVYSKRFTEGAELPIRDTFADIGATVAANFDVKMPAFGKNILGDLNLGEIK
- the spoIIM gene encoding stage II sporulation protein M → MKKKSVVQNAVMKHINEHSSLYVFITVLFLMGVIFGAILVNSLSFTQKEDLFYYLSQFFGQVSKGEFASSHDMFSQSIMHNIKYIGVIWILGISVIGLPVILVLLFIKGMVVGFTVGFLVNQMGWSGFLLSFVAILPQNIFIVPIFIVITVLAVSLSMKMISRIFLKQVREPLKPIISRYIFSLVLSGLFLITAAVFEAYLSPSLMKNVVSLLGH
- a CDS encoding Fur family transcriptional regulator → MENRIDRIKKQLHSSSYKLTPQREATVRVLLEHEEDHLSAEDVYLLVKEKSPEIGLATVYRTLELLTELKIVDKINFGDGVSRYDLRQEGAAHFHHHLVCVECGAVDEIQEDLLEDVEDIVERDWNFKIKDHRLTFHGICHRCHDKEEN
- a CDS encoding purine-nucleoside phosphorylase: MFNKIETAASFIKSKIEGSPEIGLILGSGLGVLADEIENPITIPYHEIPEFPVSTVEGHAGQLVIGHLSGKKVVAMQGRFHFYEGYSMEKVTFPVRVMKLLGVEQLIVTNAAGSVNESYEPGDLMLITDHINLMGANPLIGPNEERFGPRFPDMSEAYNKDLRTQAKKIAASLGLDIKEGVYIGNTGPTYETPAEVKMARILGGDAVGMSTVPEVIVARHSGMKVLGISCLTNMAAGILDQPLSHEEVIETTEKVKSSFLEFVKLIVKDI
- a CDS encoding YqzK family protein, yielding MKTSLSLVLHTAKVMVLFVSFTVLFYIGMVWLNQEYQSYHRYDEPKGMAVKVSKAVDTGDDAWLERLMLFYLNGE